The following coding sequences lie in one Cupriavidus sp. WKF15 genomic window:
- a CDS encoding isovaleryl-CoA dehydrogenase, translating to MTELPGLKFDLGEDIEMLRGAVRDWAQAELAPRAGEIDRTDQFPMDAWKKMGDLGVLGITVAEEYGGANMGYLAHMVAMEEISRASASVGLSYGAHSNLCVNQIHRNGTPAQKAKYLPKLVSGEWIGALAMSEPNAGSDVVSMKLRADFKGDRYVLNGTKMWITNGPDCDVLVVYAKTEPELGARGMTAFIVEKGMKGFSVAQKLDKLGMRGSHTGELVFEDVEVPVENILGAKNGGAKVLMSGLDYERAVLSGGPVGIMQACMDVVTPYIHDRKQFGQSIGEFQLIQGKVADMYTTLQAARSYLYTVGKNLDSLGADHVRQVRKDCAAVILYTAEKATWMAGETVQILGGNGYINEYPAGRLWRDAKLYEIGAGTSEIRRMLIGRELFAETA from the coding sequence ATGACCGAACTCCCTGGCCTGAAATTCGACCTGGGCGAAGACATCGAGATGCTGCGCGGCGCCGTGCGCGACTGGGCCCAGGCGGAGCTGGCCCCGCGTGCCGGTGAAATCGACCGCACCGACCAGTTCCCCATGGACGCCTGGAAGAAGATGGGCGACCTCGGCGTGCTCGGCATCACTGTGGCGGAGGAGTACGGCGGCGCCAACATGGGCTACCTCGCGCACATGGTGGCAATGGAGGAAATCAGCCGCGCCTCGGCCTCGGTCGGCCTCTCATACGGCGCGCATTCGAACCTGTGCGTGAACCAGATCCACCGCAACGGCACGCCTGCGCAGAAGGCAAAGTACCTGCCGAAGCTGGTGTCCGGCGAATGGATCGGTGCGCTGGCCATGAGCGAACCGAACGCCGGCTCCGATGTGGTCAGCATGAAGCTGCGCGCCGATTTCAAGGGCGACCGCTATGTGCTCAACGGCACCAAGATGTGGATCACCAACGGCCCGGACTGCGACGTGCTGGTGGTCTATGCGAAGACCGAGCCGGAACTGGGTGCGCGCGGCATGACTGCCTTCATCGTCGAGAAGGGCATGAAGGGCTTCTCGGTCGCACAGAAGCTGGACAAGCTCGGCATGCGCGGCTCGCACACCGGCGAGCTGGTGTTCGAGGATGTGGAAGTCCCGGTCGAGAACATCCTGGGCGCCAAGAACGGTGGCGCCAAGGTGCTGATGAGCGGCCTCGACTACGAGCGCGCCGTGCTGTCGGGCGGCCCGGTCGGCATCATGCAGGCGTGCATGGACGTGGTCACGCCGTACATCCACGACCGCAAGCAGTTCGGCCAGAGCATCGGCGAATTCCAGCTGATCCAGGGTAAGGTGGCCGACATGTACACCACGCTGCAGGCCGCGCGCAGCTACCTGTACACGGTCGGCAAGAACCTTGACTCGCTCGGCGCCGACCACGTGCGCCAGGTGCGCAAGGACTGCGCGGCGGTGATCCTGTACACGGCCGAGAAGGCCACGTGGATGGCTGGTGAAACCGTGCAGATCCTGGGTGGCAACGGCTATATCAACGAATACCCGGCCGGCCGCCTGTGGCGCGACGCCAAGCTGTACGAGATCGGCGCCGGCACCTCGGAAATCCGCCGCATGCTGATCGGCCGCGAGCTGTTTGCCGAAACGGCCTGA
- a CDS encoding enoyl-CoA hydratase/isomerase family protein: MEFTTLTVTVARHVATVTLNRPDVRNAFNETVIAELTEAFRVLGGNDEVRAIVLAGNGPAFCAGADLNWMKKMAGYSNDENRADALALARMLHTIWSCPRPVVARIQGDTYAGGVGLAAACDISVAADHAHFCLSEARLGLLPATISPYVIRAMGEQASRRYFITAERFDATEALRLGFVHAVVPADALDAKVEEITAALVGNSPNAVRESKRLVQEVAGRVIDNHLLADTADRIAAIRASEEGREGVRAFLEKRSPAWKPA; this comes from the coding sequence ATGGAATTCACCACGCTTACCGTCACCGTCGCCCGCCATGTGGCGACTGTCACGCTGAACCGTCCGGACGTACGCAACGCATTCAACGAGACCGTCATCGCCGAGCTGACCGAGGCCTTCCGCGTACTCGGCGGCAACGACGAAGTGCGAGCCATCGTCCTCGCCGGCAACGGCCCGGCATTCTGCGCCGGAGCCGACCTGAACTGGATGAAGAAGATGGCCGGCTACTCGAACGACGAGAACCGCGCCGATGCGCTGGCCCTCGCGAGGATGCTGCATACCATCTGGTCCTGCCCGCGCCCGGTCGTCGCGCGCATTCAGGGCGACACCTACGCCGGGGGCGTGGGCCTCGCTGCCGCATGCGACATCTCGGTGGCCGCCGACCATGCGCACTTCTGCCTGTCGGAAGCGCGCCTTGGCCTGCTGCCCGCCACCATCAGCCCGTACGTGATCCGTGCCATGGGCGAGCAGGCATCGCGCCGCTACTTCATCACCGCCGAGCGCTTCGATGCCACCGAAGCGCTACGCCTGGGCTTCGTCCACGCCGTGGTGCCGGCCGACGCGCTGGACGCGAAGGTCGAGGAAATCACCGCGGCGCTGGTGGGCAACAGTCCCAACGCCGTGCGCGAGAGCAAGCGGCTGGTGCAGGAAGTCGCGGGCCGCGTGATCGACAACCACCTGCTCGCCGATACGGCGGACCGCATTGCCGCGATCCGCGCCTCGGAAGAAGGCCGCGAAGGCGTGCGCGCCTTCCTGGAAAAACGCTCGCCAGCCTGGAAGCCGGCTTAA
- a CDS encoding carboxyl transferase domain-containing protein, whose product MPTLETKLNARSEAFKANAEAMQALVADLKAKVAKLAEGGGDAARDKHLSRGKLLPRDRVQQLLDPGTPFLELSQLAAYDMYDNAAPGAGIITGIGRVAGQECVIVCNDATVKGGTYYPMTVKKHVRAQEIAEQNNLPCIYLVDSGGANLPNQDDVFPDRDHFGRIFYNQANLSKQGIPQIAVVMGSCTAGGAYVPAMSDESIIVKNQGTIFLGGPPLVKAATGEEVSAEDLGGADVHTRLSGVADYFAQNDHHALSLARNIVQHLNRRKPDQIRLHAPAEPLYPVEELYGVIPTDTRKPFDVREVISRIVDGSEFDEFKARYGTTLVCGFARIWGYPVGIVANNGILFSESALKGAHFIELCCQRKIPLVFLQNITGFMVGRKYENEGIARNGAKMVTAVATAQVPKFTVIIGGSFGAGNYGMCGRAYSPRFLWMWPNARISVMGGEQAASVLATVRRDGIEAKGGKWSAEEEEAFKQPIRDQYEHQGHPYYASARLWDDGVIDPAQTRTVLGLGLSASLNAPIDDMKFGVFRM is encoded by the coding sequence ATGCCGACCTTAGAAACCAAACTCAACGCACGCTCCGAAGCGTTCAAGGCCAACGCCGAAGCCATGCAGGCGCTGGTGGCCGACCTCAAGGCCAAGGTGGCGAAGCTGGCCGAAGGCGGCGGCGATGCCGCGCGCGACAAGCACCTGTCGCGCGGCAAGCTGCTGCCGCGTGACCGCGTGCAGCAACTGCTGGACCCGGGCACCCCGTTCCTGGAGCTGTCGCAGCTCGCCGCGTATGACATGTACGACAATGCCGCGCCGGGCGCCGGCATCATCACCGGCATCGGCCGCGTGGCCGGGCAGGAATGCGTGATCGTCTGCAACGACGCGACCGTCAAGGGCGGCACCTACTACCCGATGACGGTCAAGAAGCATGTGCGCGCGCAGGAGATCGCCGAGCAGAACAACCTGCCGTGCATCTACCTGGTCGACTCCGGCGGCGCCAACCTGCCGAACCAGGACGACGTGTTTCCCGACCGCGACCATTTCGGCCGCATCTTCTACAACCAGGCCAACCTGTCCAAGCAGGGCATCCCGCAGATCGCGGTGGTGATGGGCTCGTGCACGGCCGGCGGCGCCTATGTGCCGGCGATGAGCGACGAATCGATCATCGTCAAGAATCAGGGCACCATCTTTCTCGGCGGCCCGCCGCTGGTGAAGGCGGCCACCGGTGAAGAAGTCAGCGCCGAGGACCTCGGCGGCGCCGACGTGCATACGCGGCTGTCTGGCGTGGCGGACTACTTCGCGCAGAACGACCATCACGCCCTGTCGCTGGCCCGGAACATCGTGCAGCACCTGAACCGGCGCAAGCCCGACCAGATCCGCCTGCACGCGCCGGCCGAGCCCCTGTATCCGGTCGAGGAACTGTATGGCGTGATCCCGACCGACACGCGCAAGCCGTTCGATGTGCGCGAGGTGATCTCGCGCATCGTCGACGGCTCCGAGTTCGACGAGTTCAAGGCGCGCTACGGCACCACGCTGGTATGCGGTTTTGCGCGCATCTGGGGTTACCCGGTCGGCATCGTCGCCAACAACGGCATCCTGTTCTCGGAGTCGGCACTCAAGGGCGCGCACTTCATCGAGCTGTGCTGCCAGCGCAAGATCCCGCTGGTGTTCCTGCAGAACATCACCGGCTTCATGGTGGGCCGCAAGTACGAGAACGAGGGCATCGCGCGCAACGGCGCCAAGATGGTGACTGCCGTGGCGACCGCGCAGGTGCCGAAGTTCACGGTGATCATCGGCGGCTCGTTCGGTGCCGGCAACTACGGCATGTGCGGCCGCGCGTATTCGCCGCGCTTCCTGTGGATGTGGCCGAATGCTCGTATCTCGGTGATGGGTGGCGAACAGGCCGCGAGCGTGCTGGCGACGGTGCGCCGCGACGGCATCGAGGCGAAAGGCGGCAAGTGGAGCGCGGAGGAAGAAGAGGCGTTCAAGCAGCCGATCCGCGACCAGTACGAGCACCAGGGCCACCCGTACTACGCGAGCGCGCGGCTGTGGGACGACGGCGTGATCGACCCGGCGCAGACGCGCACGGTGCTGGGGCTGGGCCTGTCGGCGAGCCTGAACGCGCCGATCGATGACATGAAGTTCGGCGTGTTCCGGATGTAA